The DNA region AAGTCCCAAAGCCGCCCGGAAAAATCACAAAAGCAAAGCTCTTTTCAATAAGAGCCATTTTGCGAATGGCTAAGCTCTCAAAAGTGATGCTATATTCCACAAAATCGTTAAGCTTTTGCTCGTGAGGAAGCAGGATGTTAAAGCCTACCGAACTTATGAATTTAGCATCTTGTTCGAAAGCACCCTCATTGGCTGCTTTCATAATGCCACCGCCCCCACCGCTGATGACACAAAATCCCTCTTCAACACATCTTTTAGCTAGAGCTTTTGCTTTGATGCAATAAGGATTATGATCCTTTAAGCGTGCTGAGCCAAAAAAGGTAACAGGGCTTTTAAAATTTGGTATTGTAGCAAATTTTTCTAAATCTTTTTTGATTTCTATACTCATTTTGTGCCTTTAAGCAAAATTTAAAGACTAATTCTAGCGAAAAAAATAAAAAAAATTAAGAATTAAAAATAAATTCTTTATGTTACAGAATTATGCAAAAATTATGAAATGACTTTTACAAAAAATAAAATATTAAATTTTTTTGTGTAAATTCTATACAATCTTTATTGAAACTATTAAAGGAGCTTTGATGTATCAGCAATTAACTGACCCATTAGGAAGTATCTGGCTTAGTGCTTTGTTAGCATTTTTGCCTATTTTTTGTTTTTTGATTTGTTTGCTTGTTTTTAAGCTTAAGGGTTATCAGGCGGGTTTTATTACCGTGATTGTAGCGAGTGTAGTGGCATTTTATGCTTATGGTATGCCTTTTTCTCTCATCGGGGCTTCTTTTGTGCAAGGTTTTGCACAAGGAATGTGGCCTATTGCTTGGATTATCATCGCGGCAATTTTCCTTTATAAGCTTTCTGTAAAGTCTGGCTCTTTTGAAGTGATTAAAGAAAGCGTGATGAGCATTACGCCAGATCATAGAATTCAGGTAATTTTGATAGGTTTTTGTTTTGGTTCATTTTTGGAGGGTGCGATAGGCTTTGGAGGACCTGTGGCGATTACAGCGGCTCTTTTGGTAGGATTGGGACTTAAGCCTCTGCACGCTGCGGGACTTTGTTTGATAGCAAATACCGCTCCTGTTGCTTTTGGTGCGGTTGGGATTCCTATTATCGCTATGTCAAATTTGGTCGGTGTTGAGCAGTATGAAATTTCTGCTATGGTTGGGCGTATGCTTGTGCCTTTAAGTCTTAGTGTGCCTTTTTTCATCGTGTTTTTAATGGACGGCGTTAAGGGCGTGAAAGAGACTTTTCCTGCGGTTTTAGTAGCGGCTGTAAGTTTTACAATTACGCAGTTTATTAGCTCAAATTACTTAGGAGCGGAGCTTCCTGACATTGTTTCGGCTGTTGTCTCTCTTGCTTGCACAACGATATTTTTGAAATTTTGGTCTCCTAAAAATATTTTTAGACTTGATGATTTGACAGATTTTTCTCATCATACTCAATTAGAATTTGGTAAGGTTTTTAAGGCTTGGTTACCTTTTATTTTGCTCATTATTTGTATTATTATTTGGACTCAGCCTTGGTTTAAGGCGTTTTTTGATAAGGGTGCGGTGTTTGATTATACTAAGGTCGCCTTGTCTTTTAATAATATCGAAGGCTCTATCGTAGATAGTGCTGGTAAGGCTTTAAGCTTAAATATGGATATTAATCTAATCGCCCTTCAAGCTGGAACGGCTATTTTGGTCGCGGCACTTTTGACAATCTTCTTTTTACGCATTAAATCAAATATTGTTGAAGAAGCCTTAGGCGACACCTTAAAAGAAATGGCTATGCCTTGTATTACCATAGGCTTGGTTGTGGCTTTTGCTTTTATCGCTAAAAATTCAGGTATGAGCACGACCTTAGGAACAGCTTTTGCGACCACAGGCGATGCTTTTTCGTTTTTTAGCCCTGTTATAGGCTGGATAGGCGTTTTCCTTACAGGATCTGATACGAGTGCAAATTTACTTTTTGGACCACTTCAACAAGCCGCTGCTACAAGTTTGGCTGTGCCTGAAGCCTTATTTTTAGCGGCAAATTCCGTTGGTGGCGTGGTTGGTAAGATGATAAGCCCACAAAGTATAGCCATAGCTTGTGCGGCTGTGGGACTTGTAGGTAAGGAGTCTGATTTATTTAAATTTACGCTTAAATATTCTGTCGGCTTTATTATTTTGATAGGAATTTGGACTTGCATTATTGCCTTTTTAATGCCGGGAATTATCCCTGAAGTTATCGCTAAATAAGGATTGATGATGAAAAAAGTATATTTTTATGCGACTTGTCTTGGCACTGCTGCTATGCAAGAGACGATTTTAAATGCTATAAAACTTCTACGCCGTGAGGGTGTGGAGGTGATTTTTAAAAAAAATCAAACCTGTTGTTCGCAGCCAAGTTTTAATTCAGGCTATTTTAAGGAAAGCAAACGCATAGCGCTTTATAATGTGGATTTATTTGAAAAAGATTATCCCATTGTCGTGCCAAGTGGCTCTTGTGCGGGTATGATGAGCCACGATTACTTAGAGCTTTTTAAAGAGGATAGTGAATTTGAAAGAGTGAAGGAATTTTCATCAAAAGTAACCGAGCTTTCTCAATATTTAGATGAAGTTTTAAAGGTGGAATATGAAGATAAGGGGGATCCTGTAAGAGTTACTTGGCACTCAAACTGCCACGCCTTACGCATACAAAAAAGCATAGAAGCAAGTAAAAATCTCATCAAAAAGCTTAAAAATGTCGAGCTTGTGAATTTGGAGTATGAGGAAGAGTGCTGTGGCTTTGGTGGAACTTTTGCTGTGAAAGAGCTTGAAATTTCAAATGCTATGGCAAGAGCCAAGATTAAAGATATACAAAATACGGGCGTAAAATATCTTATAAGCGGTGATGGAGGCTGTCTTTTAAATATAGATGGCACTATGCGTAAAATGGGACTTGATGTAAGAGGACTTCATTTGTATGATTTTTTATTAAAAAGACTTGAGGGGGTAAGATTATGAAGACACACGAAGAAATAGTAAATATCAAGTTAAATGACACGCAAATGCGTGAAAATTTAAGCAATGCTATGCACACTCTGCAAAAAAATCGTCTTAAAGTAATCGATGATAAATTTAAAGATTGGCAAGGTTTAAGAATTAGAGCTAAACAAGCGAAAAATAACGCGTTGATGAGCCTTGAGGAAAGACTTTTAGAATTTGAAAAAAATGCTACAAAAAATGGCATTAAGGTGCATTGGGCAAGTAGCGATGAAGATGCTTGTGAGCTTATTTATGAGATAATGAAGCAAAATAATATTAGCAAAATCTTAAAGGGCAAATCAATGGCTAGTGAGGAAATAGGGCTTAATCACTACCTTGAAAAAAAGGACTTAAAGGCTATTGAGACGGATTTGGGTGAAGTGATTATCCAGCTTGATGGCGAAGTACCTGTGCATATAGTCGTGCCAGCGATTCATAAAAATCGTTATGAGATAGGCAAAACCTTTCAAGAAAAGTTAGGCGCAGAATTTGAGAGTGAGCCTGAAAAGTTAAATGCCATTGCTAGGAAATATTTAAGAGATGAATTTGAGGGCTTAAAACTAGGACTTAGTGGGGTAAATTTTGCTATGTCTAGGGAGGGGGCATTTTGGCTGATAGAAAATGAGGGTAATGGTAGAATGTGCACCACAGCTCCTGATATTCACATCGCACTTTGTGGGATAGAAAAGGTAATGGAGAGCTTTGAAGATGCGGCGACTATGGTGCATTTACTGACCCCTTCAGCCACGGGGCAGTTTATCCCAACTTATAATAATATCATCACAGGACCGCGTAAAAATGGAGATTTGGACGGACCTAAGGAAGTGCATATTGTGCTATTTGACCATCACCGAAGCGATATGTTAGCGCATAAGGATTATTATGAGGCTTTGCGTTGCATTAGGTGCGGGGCTTGTATGAATTTTTGCCCTGTGTATGATAAGATAGGCGGTCATAGCTATCAAACGGTTTATCCAGGACCAATAGGAGAGGTGATTAGTCCAAATTTATTTGGTATGGATCAAACAGGCGATATACTTAATTTTTGTTCTCTTTGTGGGCGTTGTTCTGAGGTGTGTCCTGTGAAAATTCCCTTAGCGGATTTAATAAGAAAATTGCGTTGTGATAAGGCAGGACAGGGAGAAAACCCTCCATTTGGTGCAAAGGAACATAATAAAATGGAGGCTTTTGCTTTTTCTACTTTTGCAAATTTAGCGACAAATGGTAATAAATGGCGTTTTTCTTTATCTAAAGGGCATTATTTTAATTGGTTTATGCAAAATTTTAAAGGCTCTTTACCTGTGATTAAAAAATGGAGTGCTTTTAAGGAATTGCCACAAATTAAGAAAGATTTGTATAAAGAAGTGCAAAATATCGAAGGAGTGGTTTATGAGTAGGATAGAAGAAATTTCAGCAAAAAGTAAAGAGGCTATTTTATCAAATCTCAAAAAAGCCTATGTTGATGAGGAATTTATAAGAAGTCCTAGCATAGACCCTGTGGGGCATATCGTAACAAGTGAAAAAATGCTTGAAGAGATGAAGCAAAAAATGAGTGATAATAAATATATAGTTGAGGAAAGCACTAGGGATAAGCTTGAGGAAAAAATCAATGAAATCGTTCAGAGCTATGGCTATGAAAGTTTGATTTATGGTGAGAGTTTGGGGCTTGATTTGGTTAAGATCAAGGCACAGAAGAAAATTTGCTTTGATAAAGAGATAGAAAATTTACGAAGCGAAGTTTTTCATAGTGATTTTTCCATTATACACGCACATTGCGGAGTGAGCTCTCACGGCGTAGCTTTGGTGCTTTCAAGCAAAGAACAGCCTAGAATGCTCTCTTTAGCACCTAAGCTTTGCATAATTTTACTACAAAAAGAAAAAATAGTAGCTAGCCTTAGCGAAGCTTTAAACCTAGTAAAACAAGAAAATGCAATCTTACCTAGCAATATTTTATTTATAGCAGGACCTTCACGCACAGCAGATATTGAGCTAGTTACCGTTTTTGGAGTGCATGGACCACAAAAAGCACATATTATTTTATACTGATGAGAATTTGGCAGAAATTGCCAAATTCTTTCGAAGCGTTTATTTTTTATTTGTGTTTTTTATATTCTTTTTAATTTTAATAGGGTTATAATTTCTTTAGAAATTTTTAAATTATTATTTAGGAATTTAAGTTGGATAAGTTTATTCCCGCTTGGGACGATAAATATAGCATTAATGATGAGAGAATAGATACGCAACATAAAAAGCTTTTTGAGCTTGCTGCTAAAGTGGAGAGTGCGGTTTATGGTTTTGCAAAACGCGATGAGCTAAAAGAAATTTTAATGGAACTTTTTAATTATATGAAAGAGCATTTTGCTAATGAGGAGAATTATATGTATGAAATTTCTTATCCTTATCTTAGCGACCACAAAATGATGCATAAGGTTATCATTGATGATATGTCTTATCTTATCCAGCACATTAAAACGACTAACGATCTTAAGGAAAAGCTTTATACCATAATGTCTGATTGGCTTTTAACGCACATTTTGCGTTATGATATGATGATAGGGCATTGGCTTAACGAGCAGAAAAATAATGAAGAAGAGGAATTAGAGCAAACAGAAGAAAATGACGAAGTAGTCGAAAAGCCTAAAATAATAAAAGAGACGAGATTTATTTATACTTGTCCTTGTCATTTAACTCACATTTTAAGCTATCAAGAGCATCTTGGAATTTCTATGCATAATAAAGTGCTAAAATGCAAAAACTGCAAAAAAGATTTAACTTATGTTACAACTGAAATCGTGGAGAAAAGGATAAACTAATGTTTCCAAAATGGAATGATAGTTATAGCGTTCATAATGCAAAGATAGACGAGCAGCATAAAAAGCTTTTTGAGCTTGCTGCTAAG from Campylobacter upsaliensis includes:
- a CDS encoding TIGR00730 family Rossman fold protein, which translates into the protein MSIEIKKDLEKFATIPNFKSPVTFFGSARLKDHNPYCIKAKALAKRCVEEGFCVISGGGGGIMKAANEGAFEQDAKFISSVGFNILLPHEQKLNDFVEYSITFESLAIRKMALIEKSFAFVIFPGGFGTLDELLDVLTLKQLNFKKHIPIILYGKDFWQSLDDFVKNSLLKLKVIDKNDLSKYIISDEIEEIIQILKENNENFSRNEWRS
- a CDS encoding L-lactate permease; translated protein: MKGALMYQQLTDPLGSIWLSALLAFLPIFCFLICLLVFKLKGYQAGFITVIVASVVAFYAYGMPFSLIGASFVQGFAQGMWPIAWIIIAAIFLYKLSVKSGSFEVIKESVMSITPDHRIQVILIGFCFGSFLEGAIGFGGPVAITAALLVGLGLKPLHAAGLCLIANTAPVAFGAVGIPIIAMSNLVGVEQYEISAMVGRMLVPLSLSVPFFIVFLMDGVKGVKETFPAVLVAAVSFTITQFISSNYLGAELPDIVSAVVSLACTTIFLKFWSPKNIFRLDDLTDFSHHTQLEFGKVFKAWLPFILLIICIIIWTQPWFKAFFDKGAVFDYTKVALSFNNIEGSIVDSAGKALSLNMDINLIALQAGTAILVAALLTIFFLRIKSNIVEEALGDTLKEMAMPCITIGLVVAFAFIAKNSGMSTTLGTAFATTGDAFSFFSPVIGWIGVFLTGSDTSANLLFGPLQQAAATSLAVPEALFLAANSVGGVVGKMISPQSIAIACAAVGLVGKESDLFKFTLKYSVGFIILIGIWTCIIAFLMPGIIPEVIAK
- a CDS encoding (Fe-S)-binding protein, whose translation is MMKKVYFYATCLGTAAMQETILNAIKLLRREGVEVIFKKNQTCCSQPSFNSGYFKESKRIALYNVDLFEKDYPIVVPSGSCAGMMSHDYLELFKEDSEFERVKEFSSKVTELSQYLDEVLKVEYEDKGDPVRVTWHSNCHALRIQKSIEASKNLIKKLKNVELVNLEYEEECCGFGGTFAVKELEISNAMARAKIKDIQNTGVKYLISGDGGCLLNIDGTMRKMGLDVRGLHLYDFLLKRLEGVRL
- a CDS encoding LutB/LldF family L-lactate oxidation iron-sulfur protein — translated: MKTHEEIVNIKLNDTQMRENLSNAMHTLQKNRLKVIDDKFKDWQGLRIRAKQAKNNALMSLEERLLEFEKNATKNGIKVHWASSDEDACELIYEIMKQNNISKILKGKSMASEEIGLNHYLEKKDLKAIETDLGEVIIQLDGEVPVHIVVPAIHKNRYEIGKTFQEKLGAEFESEPEKLNAIARKYLRDEFEGLKLGLSGVNFAMSREGAFWLIENEGNGRMCTTAPDIHIALCGIEKVMESFEDAATMVHLLTPSATGQFIPTYNNIITGPRKNGDLDGPKEVHIVLFDHHRSDMLAHKDYYEALRCIRCGACMNFCPVYDKIGGHSYQTVYPGPIGEVISPNLFGMDQTGDILNFCSLCGRCSEVCPVKIPLADLIRKLRCDKAGQGENPPFGAKEHNKMEAFAFSTFANLATNGNKWRFSLSKGHYFNWFMQNFKGSLPVIKKWSAFKELPQIKKDLYKEVQNIEGVVYE
- a CDS encoding LutC/YkgG family protein; translated protein: MSRIEEISAKSKEAILSNLKKAYVDEEFIRSPSIDPVGHIVTSEKMLEEMKQKMSDNKYIVEESTRDKLEEKINEIVQSYGYESLIYGESLGLDLVKIKAQKKICFDKEIENLRSEVFHSDFSIIHAHCGVSSHGVALVLSSKEQPRMLSLAPKLCIILLQKEKIVASLSEALNLVKQENAILPSNILFIAGPSRTADIELVTVFGVHGPQKAHIILY
- a CDS encoding hemerythrin family protein; translated protein: MDKFIPAWDDKYSINDERIDTQHKKLFELAAKVESAVYGFAKRDELKEILMELFNYMKEHFANEENYMYEISYPYLSDHKMMHKVIIDDMSYLIQHIKTTNDLKEKLYTIMSDWLLTHILRYDMMIGHWLNEQKNNEEEELEQTEENDEVVEKPKIIKETRFIYTCPCHLTHILSYQEHLGISMHNKVLKCKNCKKDLTYVTTEIVEKRIN